The segment ATCTTTAACCAAGACGAGGACACGCAAAACCCTAACTTGATGGAGCAAGCGCTGGAGAGAAAAGACCAGGTCGTTATTCCAGTTATGGAGAATAATAACAGTACTGAAGGAGACATGCAGATGATGAACCCTCCGTTGGAACAAGAGGATGATCTTGCGGGAGTGTTCTTGGAGTGGCTGAAGAACAACAAGGAGactgtttcagctgatgatttGAGGAAAGTGAAGATAAAGAAAGCTACTATTGAATCAGCAGCTAAAAGGTTAGGCGGTGGGAAAGAAGCGATGAAACAGCTTTTGAAGCTGATTCTTGAATGGGTCCAAACCAATCACCTACAAAGAAGACGCACCAACGATCTCTCATATCAACAAGATCCGTTTCAAAATCCTAACCTACTCCCACCGTCTGATCAAACATGTTTCTCACCTTCCACATGGGTTCCGCCTCCTCCtcagccaccaccaccaccaccaccacaacaaCAGGCTTTTGTTTCGGATCCGGGTTTTGGATACATGCCTGCTCCAAATTATCCGTCTCAAGAATATTTTCCATCACTCGAATCTCCACCGACGTGGCCACCACCACCACAGTCTGGTCCCATTCCACTTCAGCAATTCACCATGCCAAACCCTCAGTATACTCCATTTCAAGACCCTGGAGGTGGTTTCACGGGATACAACATGAATCCATATCAATATCCTTATCTTCCTTCTTCCGGACAGATGAGAGATCAGGGATTGCTTCGTTTGTGTTCCTCAGCTACTAAAGAGGCAAGAAAGAAAAGGATGGCGAGACAGAGGAGGTTCTTGTCTCACCACCATAGACACAACAACAATCAGCAGAACCAAACTCAAATCGGAGAAGGCTGTGGTGCTGTGGATCCTCAGCTTAACCATGTACCTACTACAGCCACGGGCGGGACTTGGATGTATTGGCCTAATGTCCCTACCATGCCACCGCCGGTCTCATCTCAACTACCGGCGATGGAGACTCAGTTGCCCGCCATGGACCGAGCTGGCTCTTCTTCTGTTATGCCACGTCAGCAGGTGGTACCAGATCGCCGGCAGGTACTGTACATACAAAATCATCCTTCTCGTTGAGTACTTTTAGCTACATGCAAAGAGGGGTGAACTTGCAACTGTTGTTATGGTTGATGAAGCAGATGTTGATATAATTGCTATgtaaatgaaataattttttttttgggtgggTTTTGTTTATCAGGGATGGAAACCAGAAAAGAACTTGAGGTTTCTCTTGCAGAAAGTGTTGAAGCAAAGCGACGTGGGTAACCTCGGAAGAATCGTCTTGCCAAAAGTAATTTTACTTCTAATTTCTTGGagcctttgttttttttttaatatatattagtttctacgttcaaataaatatgttgtcATTGTTGTTAATCAAATTTCTCtgtatttcttaattttatttttaaaaatgtaaaacagaAAGAAGCTGAGACGCATTTGCCGGAGCTGGAGGCAAGAGACGGCATCTCTTTGGCCATGGAAGACATTGGAACGTCTCGTGTTTGGAACTTGCGCTATAGGTAACTACGAAATAAGCGAACTTGCTAATTTTGATTTGTTCTTTTATAAATGAACTTATTAGTGTAGCTGTCAAGAAATGGAACTTGGCCAATCTTCGGTTATTCATGGAACTTTCTTCTTTAATTGGTATTATGCAGATTTTGGCCGAACAACAAAAGTAGGATGTATCTCCTCGAAAACACCGGTATGATCTTGAAAATACAACAACCTTTACTAAATTTTCGTTTCTATATATCGGTTTTATTCTGTAATTTATGTAACGTGTTCTTTTGTTGACATTATATAGGCGATTTTGTGAAAACAAATGGGCTCCAAGAAGGTGACTTCATAGTCATATACTCCGATGTCAAATGTGGAAAATATGTAAGAAGAAGCATCACATTTATCTTCTTTAATTTTCAACTTTCATCAGTACTTTTGTTAGCATAATTAAATTCGTAATTACGTAATATTTTGGGGACAGTTGATACGAGGGGTTAAAGTAAGGCAACCGGCTGGACAAAAGCTAGAGGCTCCGTCGTCGTCAGCAGCTGTAACGAAGAGACAAAGCAAGTCGCAGAGGAGCATTAACAACAACTCTCCGTCCGCAAATATAGTCGCTTCACCAACTTCTCAAGCAgttaaatgaaaaagaaacagtataaatattattattatgtacGAAATAATAAAGagacaaaaaggaaaaaatgtcATCGCACCTGAGCTTGCCACTTCTCGTGCATGCATGGGATCTCGTGGACCAACGGAGGTTTATGATTAAAGCAGTTTTGTCGAGGTCcaacttttactccatttttcCCTTTTCTTCTCGAGCTGTCTTTAAATAACTCCTTTTACCTTATGGATGTTGTAGAGATAATTAATTCTGGAAGTGGTGTTTGTATTATATTTCAGGGGAGATTGTTACAGtattttttgttgtaaatttGTTTCTTTCACGTATATTGCACTGAGATGACAATATCGTTCTACAGGTTAACACTAGCTCTTCTCTCTAGTTTCTCTCTAACCTCTCTCAAGAAAAGCATTCGCCGTGGTTATCGATTCCGGCCGACGGATGAGCTGTCtacagccaccgtcggtccggtcccagtttttcttttctgtctGTTTACTATCGTATCGGTTCGGGTTTATCCCGTTTTGACTCCAGCGGTGTTCTATCCGATTGAAACCGTCCGGATTTGACTCTGGCGCCGTCGACTCTATTCTAGTGATGGCGGCCggtttaaagttttgtttttacaGTGGTGGTGATGGTGACGGATGCGTTGCAGATGCATGCCGTGGTAGCAGTCCGGTGAAGCGTTGTATCGTTTGCGGCGGTTTTATCCGGAAGTTCAGTCACCGATGAAGCTCCATACTTTCAATACAGTCGTTGGAGGTGGGTTTCATCGGCAAAGATAGCGGAGACGGAGTTTCTCCGATTTGGTTTGGTGCGAAAACGAAGGGGCGGGGACTGGAAGCTTTCTCCGGCATTTGGACCCCGGTTTGATGCAAAGAAGACGCGTGTCCAGTGCGAAGATCGGAGTGGGACAAGTGGGTGGTCATGCGCAGGCTTCAGATGCGTTGATATAGGTCGTACCGTTTGGATTTTAGTTTGGGCTTGGCCCATGTTTCTCTTGCCCTTTATGTCGAGTTTTGATCAGTTTGTAAACGGACCGTCTTGAccttttgttttttagtttggGCTGGGTCCATTCTTGGGCCTTGAccttaataaaatttactacacggaaaagaaaaaagatgacAATATCGTTCTGATGTGATTTTTTTGTGCGTGTAATGTTTTCATGATATTGTACGTGTCAGGAGTTTATCACTTTACCTATTGGGATTAGGATTGTTGTGAACGGAAAGCTAATATTTATACTCTGGGCTAGGTAGGCATTTCTATATAAGAATATCTCTAATTTTACTCttaaaataaacagtttaaATCTTATGCAACTTCATTTCATATCTCTGTATAATGGAGTGAGAAACAGAATTAATTGAAAACAGagatcaaattatttttttactttacgATAAAGTATGATTAGAACTAAATTCAACTAAATTACGAAGTAACTCTATTTGAAAGAGAAAATGAAGCAATGCATTAGATATGTTTTAAATACTGAAAATCAAAACCCAATAAGAACccaaataaaaacatgaaatgCTTAGACCATCAACATCTGTGGTTCTAAACATTAGTCTTTACTGATTATGGTAGGGGGCCatcatttttttctcaattaTTGAACCCATTTGTCCTAAAATAAGCAACGTTCCAACATTGATTCTTACTGATTCCGattgatgtatttttttatttttatttcatttttcggacaaaagaaaatttaaaaaaaaaatttacctaaAGACTTGTGAAAGTCCTACCGATAAGGATGCTCTGATACGATGCAACTATTGACATGCACTGGTCAACAAAAACCATTCCTCCTTTAATGTTCAAACTTTGCTTCAGCTGTTGCCCAGGGACCGAATAATTGTGTTAGCCTGTTTTATATGGGCTAGCTACTTTCCTGATTCAAGTTTGGTTACTTAGCCATTTGGGCCTACCTGTTTTATATGGGCTAGCTACTTTCCTGATTCAAGTTTGGTTACTTAGCCATTTGGGCCTACCAGTCTTATAAAACAttgtatctatattattaaatcagaagtacaaatataaaatatctctAAGTTTTCCAACTTATTTACAGTGACATGCCACTAAAGTAATTAAATGAATCTATCTTTAAGGAATTATTGTCTTTtcctatttattaaactatttcctaaatcaaacttagcttaattttcgtatttaatatatttccttaaataaattaactaatttttaggaatattcaaatttaatatcgattttaactatataaaacttggataatgttaccattaattattttgaacaaaaatcaagtttaaattagatattaaacaatattatgaatattcctaaaatatatgtttaacttaccattaattattttgaacaataaaatttatatatgctaagatttaaatatctttaaacaacttttagaacaatatgaaatatttgtaagtgaatattatttttaatataatataatctcacctaagattatatatatttcaaaaatttctaacatatacgtttactataaattattttcaacaagaaaaattaaatatctttgtatattataaccaaatattttttttctaacgtATCTAAATCTCACCGTATTATACatatctgatcaaaatatttaaattttttattacatttgaaaaataatttcatgttaaaagaaatattattcaaacatatcAATAGGTCAATATTTTGTCAAAAGTTTAGTAGCGGGCACGGCTCactattttctttgttgttataaaatattttaaatatgataaatatttaaaatataaaccaataaatattaaataatatttatttatataaaaataaaaataacaacccGTGCGGACGCAtgggtcaagctctagtttcTCCTTAATTTTAGTAGTCAACTtccacaaaagaaaacaaatgagatacactttttttttctgtcaactgAGATACACAAAATCAAGTCACATAACTAGACCTTTTTTGTTGTTATTGAAGGATTTTCTGTTATCTTTCACACGTATAATAGACTCAACTTATGGAGTTTTAGGTTGCACAACTAATAAAATTAGGTCTTtctaaaaagcaaaaaaaaaaaagaaactaataaaaCTAGGTACAGGAATTGagtcttttattttaaatgttaactagatcttgatccgtgcgaccgcacgcgtattaattttatgtttgagtttttatttatttatattaaatgatgtatttgtaatacttgattgttttatattgactatgttagggatgtgtatttggatacccaTTGATtcagttaaaatctatttgggtttgagatccccgaatttaaaaatttcagcaacatt is part of the Raphanus sativus cultivar WK10039 chromosome 5, ASM80110v3, whole genome shotgun sequence genome and harbors:
- the LOC108833536 gene encoding B3 domain-containing transcription factor ABI3-like; translation: MKSLHVEANGGDLAEDCGILAGGSDEAVLMDGMGEVGREIWLDNHEGDHGHGHREDDDIIVHHDPSMFYGDLPTLPDFPCMSSSSSSSTSPAPVNAIVSSASSSSAASSSTSSAASWAILKSDGEDPTTQNQNQYASGNCDVESSAALQSTASMEIPLDSTQGFGCGEGGGDCIDMMETFGYMDLLDSNEFFDTSAIFNQDEDTQNPNLMEQALERKDQVVIPVMENNNSTEGDMQMMNPPLEQEDDLAGVFLEWLKNNKETVSADDLRKVKIKKATIESAAKRLGGGKEAMKQLLKLILEWVQTNHLQRRRTNDLSYQQDPFQNPNLLPPSDQTCFSPSTWVPPPPQPPPPPPPQQQAFVSDPGFGYMPAPNYPSQEYFPSLESPPTWPPPPQSGPIPLQQFTMPNPQYTPFQDPGGGFTGYNMNPYQYPYLPSSGQMRDQGLLRLCSSATKEARKKRMARQRRFLSHHHRHNNNQQNQTQIGEGCGAVDPQLNHVPTTATGGTWMYWPNVPTMPPPVSSQLPAMETQLPAMDRAGSSSVMPRQQVVPDRRQGWKPEKNLRFLLQKVLKQSDVGNLGRIVLPKKEAETHLPELEARDGISLAMEDIGTSRVWNLRYRFWPNNKSRMYLLENTGDFVKTNGLQEGDFIVIYSDVKCGKYLIRGVKVRQPAGQKLEAPSSSAAVTKRQSKSQRSINNNSPSANIVASPTSQAVK